DNA sequence from the Cellulophaga sp. HaHaR_3_176 genome:
ATAAGGAATTTCTTTTTTATAATTCTGTAATATTTTCTCTCTAATAGTTTCATTTACAAAAAACCTTTCTGGCTTATCTGTTAACTGATCTTTAGGGTAAAATGCTGGCGAAACAGGTAGCAATTCAATTATACGAAGAAAAACTTCTTTTACATTAAAATTTTGCAATGCACTAATTGGGTGTATTTCGGCTGTTGGCAATTGCTCTTGCCAATATTGCACTTGCGCTTCTAAAACACCTTGTTCTGAAACATCAATCTTATTTAATAATAAAATAACTGGAATTTTACTATTTTTTAATTTATCGAAGAAACGCTCATCTTTCAATGCTTTCTCTCCTATTTCTACCATGTATATTAAAATATCTGCATCTTCAAAAGCAGATTTCACAAAATCCATCATAGAAGACTGCAACTCATAAGCAGGCTTGATAATACCAGGTGTATCAGATAGGATCATTTGAAAATCATCACCATTAACAATACCTAATATTCTATGTCTTGTAGTTTGTGCTTTTGAAGTGATAATTGATAATTTTTCACCTACAAATGCATTCATTAATGTAGACTTACCTACATTCGGATTTCCTATAATGTTTACAAAACCAGCTTTATGATCTGCCATTTTACTATTTTATCATTTAAAAATACAAAGGTAGTTTATTGTATTGCTTTAATTCATAAGAAACCCTAAAATTAAGTACAACACTACTGTAACTCCTCCACCAATTAAGGCATAAGGCAGTTGTGTATTTACATGATCTATATGATCACTTGCCGATGCCATTGACGAAATTATAGAGGTATCAGATATAGGAGAGCAGTGATCTCCGAAAATACCACCACCCAAAGTTGCCGCTATTACTAAGGTTATAGATGCATCATGAACTTCTGCCATCGGCACAGCTATAGCCATCATGATAGCAAAAGTACCCCATGAAGTACCTGTAGAGAACGCTATAAATGAACTAATTATAAATATAATTGCTGGCAAAAATTCTGGTGACAACCAATCTCTAGACCAGTTTGCTACAAAAGCTCCTGTACCTAATTGGTTACATGCATCACCAATTGCAAATGCTAATAACATTAATAAAGCCAACGGCATTAACTCACTTATCCCTTTTAAAACCAAATCAATCATTTCTTTGGTTTTCATTATTTTTTGTGATCGATACATTACCATTGCTACCAAAATAGCGGTAAGTACTGCATATAAAACAGATGATGAGCCTGAGCCTTGCCCTATGGCCTGAAAAACGTGATCAGAAAATGAAGTAGCATTTTCAACTGATTCCCAACCTGTGTAAACCAAATTAATTGGCATCATAAATACCATTGTTGCCAATGGCACTATCATATTATAAGCTTTTGCCTGTATACCTACTTTTGGAGCTAAAGAAGTTACCTCACTAGAAAGCATTGGTTTAGAATTGTCATTTAAAAGTTTGCCTGTTTCTCTAGTTCTTTTTTCAGCTTTAGCCATCGGACCAATATCTTTTTTGGTCAAAATGACTATAAAAACAATTATTATAGCTAGTATAGGGTAGAAATTATACATTATAGAAGAAAGTAATAACCCAAAAGGATTTTCTAAACCCTGTGTAACTAACAACCCCATTATAAAAGCTCCCCAAGCATTAAAAGGAATTAAAATTGAGGATGGTGCAGAACTAGAATCGGCAATGTAAGCCAACTTCTCTCTTGGTATTTTTAATTTATCAAAAACTGGCCTATACAGCGTACCAACTGTTAAAGAGCTAATGCTTGTTTCTACAAACAATAATAAGCCTGTAAATACTGCTAATAACTGAACTACCACTCTGCTATACCCCTTTTGCTTTTTCTCAAAATATGTTATTACTTTATTTAATTGATTTATAAAACCCTCTACCCCTTTTGAGTATTGAATAAATAATAATAAAGCACCAACAAGTGCACTAAACATTATCGTTCTTGTGTTTCCTTCTGATTTAAAAACATTTACCATACCCTCTATGGCTGATAAGGTTCCTGTCAATACATTCCAATCGTTCATGATTACCCACGAAAACCATATTCCAAAAAGTAAAGCTATATATACTTGTTTAGTTTTAAGCGCTAAAATAATCGCAATAACTGGTGGCAAAATTGACAGTAAGCCGTAGTTTTCCATAAATAAGTGTTTTGTAATGGGGTAGTTTTTTAAAACCCGTACAAAATAGTAAGTTTTTAAGTAAGTAGCTCACAAATACCCTATTTTAAGTAGTTAAATAAAAAAAATGACATTTAATTGAAAATAGATTTGGCAAATCATAAAAAGTAACTATCTTTGCAGTCCGAAATAATTCAGTCAGCATTATGAACTGAAAGCTTAAAAGCTAAGTTGGTTATTTTGAAAACGCAAATCGCGGGATAGAGCAGTAGGTAGCTCGTCGGGCTCATAACCCGAAGGTCACTGGTTCGAGTCCAGTTCCCGCTACTAAATTCAAAGCCTTTCAGGAAACTGAAAGGCTTTTTTGTTTTACACACTTTTATTTAAATAACAATTAATCAATTCAAACTTTACCACTTATCAGCTCCAAGCCGTTCTCTAAATTTTGAAGGTGTAGTTTTTGTATATTTTTTAAAAATTTTAGAAAAATACGAATAGTTTTCAAATCCTAATTCTTGAGCAATATCACCAACAGCTCTATCACTAAAAGTTAACATACGCTTACTTTCAATTACAATTTTCTCTGCAATAAGCATGGTTACCGTTTTATTTAAAACATGCTTACAAATTCGGTTTAAATGTTTTAAAGTAATATTTAACTCCGATGCATAAAAAGATGGGGATTTTTCTGTTTTATAATAATTTTCTAAAATAACATCAAAGCTTTCCAAGCGTTGATGGTATGAATGATACATGTTTACATTTTCTTCTAAATGTTTTCTTGAAGTTTCAATATGAATACAATCAATAAGATTTAATAGCTTATCTATTTTTCTACTATTATTAATTATATTTTCTTTAATAAGAAGTCTGAAATAAACTTCAATATCATCTAACTCCATTTCAGTAAACTGGACTTCGGAGATATTGTTTAAAGATTCATAAAATGGATAATCTTGTATTTTTTTCTGACCGAAATAAGAATTATAAATTTCTTTCGAATAAAAAATTATATAGCCATCTATATCGTCAGATAATTTCCAACTATGTACTTGCCCTGGCTGTATTAAATACATAGCCCCTTTTTGTATTTCAAACGTATTAAAATCTATTTTATGGGTTCCTGTCCCATTTGTAAATAAAACTAATAAATAAAAATTATGCGAATGAGAACTCTCTATAAAACTATGGTTTATTAAGTGATTTTTAAATGTATTAATATATAAATCATTCGTGTTTAAATGAGCATTAAAATTCTGGATTTCATAAATAGGGTAATTCTCCATTCAAAATGTCTTTATAGTATCTAAAAATGCGAATATAAGCGTTATTATACTCCTTAAAAACAATTAAATTAGCCTTTAATTTAGGGAAATTGATTTTGATAAATATATTCAAATGTCCTAAATGTTACATTTTAACGTATTTTAATATGAATTTATTTAAAGAAACAAAATTATATAGTATGATTACAGGTGCCTGCCCTGTATGCCACCAAGAAAGTATGTATATCGAGTCTAACCCATATAAAATTGGGTCTACATTAAAAATGCATGAACGTTGCAGCCATTGTAGTACAAAATATAAAATGGAGCCTTCTTTCTTCTTTGGAGCTATGTATGTTAGTTACCCTGTTGGTATCGCATTTGCATGCGCAGCTTTTGTTATTTCTTATTTCATTTTGAAAATTGACATCTTAACTTCTTTTTTAATCATTTGTGGCGTAATGATTTTTCTGCTCCCAATTATACTTCGATTATCTAGGAATATATGGATCAATTTTTTCAAAAGCTATAAAAAACAAAAAACACCATCTTAAAGTTTAAGATGGTGTGATTAAAAATTTAATAAAAAACGATTTTTAACTATTTGAACCTTCTTTTAGATAATTCTTTTTTATTTCAAGATAAACCAAAACTACTAAAACAATAGCACTGATAACTATAGAGATAGTTGGATTGTTCTCAATAAATCCTAAACATAATTTCAATAATTCTTCCATTCTCAATATTATAATATTACTACTTACTAACGTACAGTAGATGCTATTTATTGAAAGAGTTGCGTACAAAATGTCTTAAAAAAATGTTATTTAAGACCCTTAGTATCAATTCATAATACTCAACTCACTATGATTGTAGATTTATCTTACAAAATTAAAATAACAAGTTAAAAGGTCTCTAAATAAATGATAACAATTATAAAAATTTGCTAAGCTGGTAAATTAGTAATGAACAAACTAAAGTAGTTTTTATTTAAAAAATCTCCCTTAAAAGTTTAAGTATACGTACAGCTCGTTTATTTAAGTTTAATAAAAAATCTTTAACTAACATATCTTATATGCGTTAATATAGATATTGTCTACGACATCAACTTCTCCTCATTGCCTTTAACTTTGTTTTCAAATAAAAAAGAAAGAAAATGGAAAATATATTAATAGCTGGCGCCAATGGTACCACAGGAAAAAAAATAGTAAATCTTTTAAAAGAAACTCAATATTTTAACCCAATAGCAATGGTTCGTAAAGAGGATCAAAAAAAGCAGTTTCAAGATAAAAACATAGACGTTATACTTGCTGATTTAGAAAATAAAGATCTTTCTAAAGCGACAGAAAACATAGATAAAATAATTTTCGCAGCAGGATCTGGTGGAAAAAAAGTTGTTGAAGTAGACCAAGAAGGTGCAAAAAACTTAATTAATGCAGCAAAATCTAATGGAACTAAAAAATTTGTTATGCTTAGCACAATGGGTGCTGACAACCCCGACCAAGCAAAGGATTTAAAAGAGTATTTAGAAGCTAAACACAATGCAGATGTATTCTTGAAAGAAAGTGGATTAAACTATGCTATTGTTAGACCTGGGAGCTTAACTAATGATAAAGGAACTGGAAAAGTTACATTATCTAAGAAATTAAATCAACAAGGTTCTATTAGCAGAGATGATGTAGCACAAACATTAGTAAGGAGTTTACATGATGATGTTGCAAATAAAGAAATGTTCGAAATTTTAAAAGGTGACACTTTAATTGGTGATGCTCTTGATACTGTAAAAAGTTAAACTATTTACTGTTCAATATCATTAGCTTCAAATCCGATAAGCTCATTATCCTGAAATTTAGGCGTGAGCTCTATCGGGTTACAACAAACCTCACAATCTTCAATATATGTTTGATTTGTTACAGAACTATCTAAAAGCATTGATATCTCTTCCCAACAGTATGGACATTGAAAATAATGTTCGAACATAATTAATATTCTACATTTAATAATTGACCTGTAAGTTGTAATAATTGCAGCTCTGCTAATTTAGCATCATACTTGGCTAAGTTTTTATTTGTATTAGCATTCAGCAAATTTATCTGTGCTTGCCTAAACTCTATTGAACTTATTCTACCTAATTGAAATTGCTCTTTAGATCTATTAAAATTATTCTCATTTGTAAGTACATTTTGTTCTTGTATCTGATAAATGTTTAACAAATTACTATAGATAGCTCTTGCATTTTCAACGTCTCTATTAACTTCTAACGTTATCTGCTCCTTCAATAATTCTTGATTTTGATATGCAATTTTAGAATTTCGCACTCTAACTGTTGTACCACCTCCATCAAACAAATTCCATGTTAAACTTGCTCCTACTGCTAAGTTATAACTATCTCTACTTGTACCAGGTATAATTTGACCTGGTAAAAATGATGAGGGTGCACTATTGTTTAAGTTCCAACCGTACGACCCCGATAAACCAACAGTAGGTAAATACCCTGATTGATTAACTTTTATATCGTACTCATTAATTTTTAGGTTTTTCTCATTTCGCAATAAAGAAACATTATTCTCATTAACCTTAGCTATATAACTATCTAACAGTAAAGGAGAAATAAATGACACAATGGTATCTACTTGAAAATTTTCATTTAAACTTCTACTTAATACAACATTTAAATCGCGTTTTGCATTCGTCAACTGTTGCTTTGCATTTAAAAGAGATATGCTATCATTTGTTGCATCTACTTGTGCATTTAAAATATCTAGTTTAGTATTTTGTCCATATTCAAAGGCATACTCTGCTCTTTTTATTCGATCATTTGAAATCTCTAAGGCATTTTTCAACACATTTTTATTTTCAGTCAATCGTGCTACTTGAAAATATACACTAAACATTTGAACAACTGTACTCTCAATTGTTTCTCTTGCCTGTAACGCACTTAATTGATATTGTTCTTTTAATTGCTTATAACTATAATACCTACCTAAACCATCAAACAATGTATAGTTTAAATTTAAAGAAGCATTAAAAGAATTAGACTCAGCATCATTTATCTCTAAATCTGGTCTTGCTTCTCCACTATCAAGAAATTGTCCTGGATACTCTGTATTACTATTTAATTTATTATAATTAACTCCTGAATTACCTGTCAAGGTTGGTAAGTAACCTGAATTTAAAATACTCTTGTTATTTTCTGCTACCTTAATATCGTTTTTAGCGATTTTAATTCCAAAATTATTCTCTAATGCAGATTGTATTGCTTCTTCTTTTGTTAATAGTTTTTCTTGAGCAAAAAGTCCGCCATAGAAGCTGAAAAATAAAATTATATATAGTTTCTTCATTACTGATTATACTTTGTTGGCTAATTAAAATGTTCTTCCTCTTCTTTTTCTTTGATGGCTCTTTCAACCTCTTCTTTTTTGATTGTTTCTCCTGTAACTAACCACTTTGTAATAACTTTTAATTTATTACTAAAAGCTAAAAACAAAGGCAACATTACCAATGTTAAAACTGTTGCAAATGCAATACCATATGATATTGAAATTGCCATTGGCTTTAAAAACTGTGCCTGCCTACTTACTTCTAAAAGCAATGGTGCTAAACCAGCAATAGTTGTTATAGATGTTAAAAATATAGCTCTAAAACGAGATCTTCCTGCCTCATAAATTGCATCATCAAATGTCATACCTTCTTTTAGGTTCGAGTTAAACTTACCGATAAGCACAAGGCCATCGTTAACCATAATACCTATTAATGCTATGATACCTAATAAAGAAAGAATATTTACAGGAAAACCATGTATCCAATGCCCCCAAGATACCGCTGGCAAACAAAAAGGAATCAATAACAACAACATTAAAGGCTGACTGAAGCTACGGAATGTAAAAGCTATAGTTATATAAATCAGCGCTAATACAGAAAGCCCTACAAACCTTAATGAATCAACAAACTTGTTAGCTTCTCTGTTTTGCCCTTCATATAAGGCTGATACTGAAGAATATTTAGATTGAATATCTGGTATTATATTCTGTTGAATATCTAACATTATATCAGTCGCACTAGTTTCTTTACTGTTTTTTAAATCAGCCGTTATTTGTATTTCTCGTTGTCCTTCTAAGTGGTTTATAGCTACATCACCACGTTCTATAATATAACTCGCGATTTCTTTTAAAGGCACCTTACTACCACTCGGAGTGGTAATTCTCATTTCGTCTAAATCTGTTATTGATGATCTGTTTTCTCTATCATAACGAACCCAAACTTTAATTTCATCTTCACCACGCTGGAAACGTTGTGCTTGCACACCAAAAAAGCCTGATCTTACTTGTACCATTATTGATTGCAAGTCTAATCCTAATAAATAAGCGTTTTCTTTTAACTGTAGTTTAATTTCTTTTATACCTGCTGGGTCATTATCAGCAACATCTTTTAATAATGAATTGTTTTCTAGTGCTAATTTCAATTCTTTTTTAGCTGCTTTTAATTCATCTATATTATTACTTAACAATGAAACTGCAATAGGATTACCACCAAAATTACCTCCACTACCATAAACTAAACTTTCTACACCAATTACTGGTCCAACAAGCTCTCGCAACCTATTTGTAACCAATTCTGATGTAATTTCGGCTGGCCTTTCTTCTCCTGGTAAAAGATTTATTGCTAATGATGCTGTAGAAGAGCCTGAGCCTATCGTTTTTATTAAATTATCAAAAAGAACTTTATCTGTCCCTTTTAAGTATTTTTCTGTAAATTCTTGATTTACAATTTTCGCTTTAGATTCTATTAAAGTTATGATCGAATCAGTAATAATTTCATTTGTACCATTTGGCATTTCTAAACTAACCGACACTCGATCACTCGCTACATTTGGAAAAAAAGCAGTTCTAATAATACCTGCTCCTACAGAACCAAAGGTTAATGCTAACGCAATTGCAAAAAACGAAAACGTAAGAATTTTATAATTTAATGCAAATTTTAATATTGGACTATAAAATTCATCCCGCATCCAATTCATAAAACGATCGCCTGCTTGGTTGATGACTCTTAATTTCGCAAAAGCTTGTCCTATTTTAGATTTTGGTTTTTTATCAGTTGGTTTTAGAGCCTTAGAGTGTGCTAAATGTGCAGGAAGTATAACTAATGCTTCAACTAATGATACCACAAGAGTTAGTATTACAATTACAGAAACCTCACTAAATACATCACCAATTCGACCATCTAAAAACAAAAACATTGAAAATGCTAATAGCGTCGTAATGATAGCTGATACAATTGGGGGAACTACCTCTAAAGTACCATCTATTGCTGCTTGCATTGGTGATTTACCCTTCTCGTAATGTTGATAGATATTTTCCGCTATAACAATACCATCATCGACTAAAATACCGATAACGATTATCATACCAAACAATGATAAAATATTTATAGTTACATCAAAATAACCTGCAAAAATAAACATTCCTAAAAAAGATATTGGCAACCCAAAAGCTACCCAAAATGCCAATCGTGTATTTAAAAATAATGATAAAAATATAAGCACTAACAACATTCCTTGCCATGCATTTGTAATCAAAAGCTGCGTTCGTTGGTTAAGTGTTATTGATAAATCCCTAACAACACTCAGTTCTACATTGTTATATTTTTGATTAAAATCTTCTATATATTCATTTACTCTTTCTGCGGAGGTTAGTAAATCTTCAGAATTTGTATTTGTAATTGAAACTGATACAGACAAGTTTCCGTTGTAATATGATGCATTTGGAGATTCTTCAAAACGATCTCTAATAATAGCTACATCTTTTAACCGAATTACTTGGCCCGTTATTGATGCTTTAATAATAAGGTTCGTAAGCTCATCTCCATAATAAGACCTATTGTTAGCCCTTATTAGATACTCTTCTGCATCCGTTTTAATATTACCACCTGTTACTAAAATGTTTGCATTCGAAACAGCCGCTGCCACATCGCTAAACGAAAGGCCATAAGCCAAAAGGCTGTTTTCATTTACAGCTATTTCTATTTCTTCATCTGGAAAACCAGAAATTTCAATTTGAGAAATTCCCTCTATACCTCTAATATCATTCTCAATTTGCCTACCAATTTGTTTTAATGTTACAAGCGGTATATTATCGCCACTTATTGCAAAACTAATTGTCTCTCTAATATTTTCATTTTTAGCGACTACCAAAGGCTCCATACCTGTAGGGAAAGAAGGAACTCTATCGACTGCATTTTTCACTTCTAAAAGCATGAAATCGATATTTTCTCCTTTTTCAATTTCAACGTTTATAGAACCACTATTTTCTCTTGAAGTAGAAGTCACCCTATCAACACCTTCAAGCCCTTTTAAATTATCTTCTATTTTTAAAACAATTCCCTCTTCTATTTCTTGAGGTGAAGCTCCTGGGTAAGCAATTGTTATCGATATGATTTTTGAATCTACTAAAGGAAAAAAAGAAGATTTTAAAGATAATACACCTACGATACCAAATACTGTTACAGCTAAAACAAATACAGAAACCGCTACATGATACTTAATGAAATACGCTATAATACTTCTCATTAGTCGTTCGTATTTTCTAAGTTATCGTCTATTTTTTTCACTAACATACCTGCATAAGCACCAACTACGGGTTTAGAAACTATAGTTACTCCATCAGGAACATCTTTTAATATTACGGTTTTATCTGAAAAGTAAATTGGCTTAACATCAATGACATCTAGAATAGTATCTCTAACTACAAAAATCTGATCACTTTCTAAAAGTAATCCTCTATTTACTTCAATAGCGTTTTCTTCTTGTTTTGCATTTAGTTTAGCTTCTAAATACATTCCTTCCTTCAAGCTTTCATTTTTAATTTCAATAAAAGCTTTAATGGTTTGTGACGCTTGATCTACATTACCATTTATTCGGGTTACAACACCTTTATATTCGTCTGTTTTATTTAGGTTTATTAAATTAACACTTTCGCCTATCTTTAATAAATCGCTATATGTTTTAGGTATAGATACTTCAAGCTCATAAACATCTATATTTATAAACTCTCCAAGTTTTTGACCTGTTCGAACCAACGTGCCTTCATTTACTAAAACCTCTGTTAAAACTCCTTTAAAAGGAGCTGATATTCGATATTTGGCCAATCGTTGTTCAAGATTTTTAACATTGTAATAATTCGTCAATAAGCCACGGCCTGAAATAAAATACTTTTCTTTTTCAGAAACCATTTCTGGAAAAACAGGTGTTGTTGCATTCATATCAAATGCATTTAAGTAGGCTTGCCATTTGTCAAAAATCCCAGGATAATCTAATCTTAAGTCTGGCATTATCGAAGTTATAAGATTGTATAAATTGCTTTTAGCCGATTGTACACTAGCCTTATATTCTGATGCATCAATTCTAATTATAGTTTCTCCTTGATTATAACTTTCTCCTTCTTTGAAAAATTTATTCCCTTTTTTAAAAACCCCTTGTACTTCTGCATATAATTCAACACGTCGTTTTGCAACAACATTACCATGTGCTGAAATTATTATAGGTACCGAACTGTTTTTAGCTATTGTAGTAAATACAGTTTTTACTACTTTTTCAGGTTTAGGCTTTTTGGTGTTTTTACTATTTATTAATAATGTAGCTGCATAAATAGAAAGTGCTATTAGGACAAGGCCTAAAATAGATAATACTATTTTTCTCATAATTATTTTTGATGGCTTGGAAAGGGTATTGACTACAAATCTATCCAATAGTTTAATCGCGTTTAGTTAAACATATCTTAAAATAAATTCATCATAATGATTAACCTATTTAAGCTAATTTTTTTTA
Encoded proteins:
- the era gene encoding GTPase Era translates to MADHKAGFVNIIGNPNVGKSTLMNAFVGEKLSIITSKAQTTRHRILGIVNGDDFQMILSDTPGIIKPAYELQSSMMDFVKSAFEDADILIYMVEIGEKALKDERFFDKLKNSKIPVILLLNKIDVSEQGVLEAQVQYWQEQLPTAEIHPISALQNFNVKEVFLRIIELLPVSPAFYPKDQLTDKPERFFVNETIREKILQNYKKEIPYSVEIDTEEFFEDEAIIRMRSVIMVERDSQKGIIIGHKGAALKRVGVEARKDLEVFFDKQVHLELYVKVNKNWRSNANQLKRFGYNQG
- a CDS encoding Na+/H+ antiporter NhaC family protein, with the protein product MENYGLLSILPPVIAIILALKTKQVYIALLFGIWFSWVIMNDWNVLTGTLSAIEGMVNVFKSEGNTRTIMFSALVGALLLFIQYSKGVEGFINQLNKVITYFEKKQKGYSRVVVQLLAVFTGLLLFVETSISSLTVGTLYRPVFDKLKIPREKLAYIADSSSAPSSILIPFNAWGAFIMGLLVTQGLENPFGLLLSSIMYNFYPILAIIIVFIVILTKKDIGPMAKAEKRTRETGKLLNDNSKPMLSSEVTSLAPKVGIQAKAYNMIVPLATMVFMMPINLVYTGWESVENATSFSDHVFQAIGQGSGSSSVLYAVLTAILVAMVMYRSQKIMKTKEMIDLVLKGISELMPLALLMLLAFAIGDACNQLGTGAFVANWSRDWLSPEFLPAIIFIISSFIAFSTGTSWGTFAIMMAIAVPMAEVHDASITLVIAATLGGGIFGDHCSPISDTSIISSMASASDHIDHVNTQLPYALIGGGVTVVLYLILGFLMN
- a CDS encoding helix-turn-helix transcriptional regulator, with the protein product MENYPIYEIQNFNAHLNTNDLYINTFKNHLINHSFIESSHSHNFYLLVLFTNGTGTHKIDFNTFEIQKGAMYLIQPGQVHSWKLSDDIDGYIIFYSKEIYNSYFGQKKIQDYPFYESLNNISEVQFTEMELDDIEVYFRLLIKENIINNSRKIDKLLNLIDCIHIETSRKHLEENVNMYHSYHQRLESFDVILENYYKTEKSPSFYASELNITLKHLNRICKHVLNKTVTMLIAEKIVIESKRMLTFSDRAVGDIAQELGFENYSYFSKIFKKYTKTTPSKFRERLGADKW
- a CDS encoding DUF983 domain-containing protein is translated as MNLFKETKLYSMITGACPVCHQESMYIESNPYKIGSTLKMHERCSHCSTKYKMEPSFFFGAMYVSYPVGIAFACAAFVISYFILKIDILTSFLIICGVMIFLLPIILRLSRNIWINFFKSYKKQKTPS
- a CDS encoding SDR family oxidoreductase, which codes for MENILIAGANGTTGKKIVNLLKETQYFNPIAMVRKEDQKKQFQDKNIDVILADLENKDLSKATENIDKIIFAAGSGGKKVVEVDQEGAKNLINAAKSNGTKKFVMLSTMGADNPDQAKDLKEYLEAKHNADVFLKESGLNYAIVRPGSLTNDKGTGKVTLSKKLNQQGSISRDDVAQTLVRSLHDDVANKEMFEILKGDTLIGDALDTVKS
- a CDS encoding CPXCG motif-containing cysteine-rich protein is translated as MFEHYFQCPYCWEEISMLLDSSVTNQTYIEDCEVCCNPIELTPKFQDNELIGFEANDIEQ
- a CDS encoding TolC family protein; the protein is MKKLYIILFFSFYGGLFAQEKLLTKEEAIQSALENNFGIKIAKNDIKVAENNKSILNSGYLPTLTGNSGVNYNKLNSNTEYPGQFLDSGEARPDLEINDAESNSFNASLNLNYTLFDGLGRYYSYKQLKEQYQLSALQARETIESTVVQMFSVYFQVARLTENKNVLKNALEISNDRIKRAEYAFEYGQNTKLDILNAQVDATNDSISLLNAKQQLTNAKRDLNVVLSRSLNENFQVDTIVSFISPLLLDSYIAKVNENNVSLLRNEKNLKINEYDIKVNQSGYLPTVGLSGSYGWNLNNSAPSSFLPGQIIPGTSRDSYNLAVGASLTWNLFDGGGTTVRVRNSKIAYQNQELLKEQITLEVNRDVENARAIYSNLLNIYQIQEQNVLTNENNFNRSKEQFQLGRISSIEFRQAQINLLNANTNKNLAKYDAKLAELQLLQLTGQLLNVEY
- a CDS encoding efflux RND transporter permease subunit, producing the protein MRSIIAYFIKYHVAVSVFVLAVTVFGIVGVLSLKSSFFPLVDSKIISITIAYPGASPQEIEEGIVLKIEDNLKGLEGVDRVTSTSRENSGSINVEIEKGENIDFMLLEVKNAVDRVPSFPTGMEPLVVAKNENIRETISFAISGDNIPLVTLKQIGRQIENDIRGIEGISQIEISGFPDEEIEIAVNENSLLAYGLSFSDVAAAVSNANILVTGGNIKTDAEEYLIRANNRSYYGDELTNLIIKASITGQVIRLKDVAIIRDRFEESPNASYYNGNLSVSVSITNTNSEDLLTSAERVNEYIEDFNQKYNNVELSVVRDLSITLNQRTQLLITNAWQGMLLVLIFLSLFLNTRLAFWVAFGLPISFLGMFIFAGYFDVTINILSLFGMIIVIGILVDDGIVIAENIYQHYEKGKSPMQAAIDGTLEVVPPIVSAIITTLLAFSMFLFLDGRIGDVFSEVSVIVILTLVVSLVEALVILPAHLAHSKALKPTDKKPKSKIGQAFAKLRVINQAGDRFMNWMRDEFYSPILKFALNYKILTFSFFAIALALTFGSVGAGIIRTAFFPNVASDRVSVSLEMPNGTNEIITDSIITLIESKAKIVNQEFTEKYLKGTDKVLFDNLIKTIGSGSSTASLAINLLPGEERPAEITSELVTNRLRELVGPVIGVESLVYGSGGNFGGNPIAVSLLSNNIDELKAAKKELKLALENNSLLKDVADNDPAGIKEIKLQLKENAYLLGLDLQSIMVQVRSGFFGVQAQRFQRGEDEIKVWVRYDRENRSSITDLDEMRITTPSGSKVPLKEIASYIIERGDVAINHLEGQREIQITADLKNSKETSATDIMLDIQQNIIPDIQSKYSSVSALYEGQNREANKFVDSLRFVGLSVLALIYITIAFTFRSFSQPLMLLLLIPFCLPAVSWGHWIHGFPVNILSLLGIIALIGIMVNDGLVLIGKFNSNLKEGMTFDDAIYEAGRSRFRAIFLTSITTIAGLAPLLLEVSRQAQFLKPMAISISYGIAFATVLTLVMLPLFLAFSNKLKVITKWLVTGETIKKEEVERAIKEKEEEEHFN
- a CDS encoding efflux RND transporter periplasmic adaptor subunit, whose protein sequence is MRKIVLSILGLVLIALSIYAATLLINSKNTKKPKPEKVVKTVFTTIAKNSSVPIIISAHGNVVAKRRVELYAEVQGVFKKGNKFFKEGESYNQGETIIRIDASEYKASVQSAKSNLYNLITSIMPDLRLDYPGIFDKWQAYLNAFDMNATTPVFPEMVSEKEKYFISGRGLLTNYYNVKNLEQRLAKYRISAPFKGVLTEVLVNEGTLVRTGQKLGEFINIDVYELEVSIPKTYSDLLKIGESVNLINLNKTDEYKGVVTRINGNVDQASQTIKAFIEIKNESLKEGMYLEAKLNAKQEENAIEVNRGLLLESDQIFVVRDTILDVIDVKPIYFSDKTVILKDVPDGVTIVSKPVVGAYAGMLVKKIDDNLENTND